A single genomic interval of Myxosarcina sp. GI1 harbors:
- a CDS encoding ATP-binding protein produces MVKSARTVLLVAGVGDVKEYQHSLQQDDKSEYRFLSASSDEQILALCQTDRIDIIILESDRPESSGLEVLKWLKTQMGQSCPPIIAIGIDDAEIAVLFLKAGAADYLIKERITPDKLCNSLQGAMEQSTSEAIANSTSQTQQRSERQIESGFNFQAIENLPVGAVFVVDRDLRYLLAEGEALYTAGFKPEDLVGRTIFEALPPELTSKYEELYRQVLAGKTFSWEHNAHGSTYISRGTPLSDSQGEIYAVLAVSYDISERKQAEAVLKADLEATQLLHDLSTRLVTENNIQVLYDEIVATAIALTKADAGTIQILDEETEDLLLLATQGFERTMTEHFYRVNANSQTPCGIALAEGDRTFIDFDVPASEDPDGSLRMHLEAGFYSSQSTPLISRSGKPIGMFSTHWCKHHRPTERELQFLDLLARQAADEIERWQIKTALHESETKFRLLVTAGSDLIYKMSADWHEMYSLEGKNFLVSTKHSSQTWIETYIPKQERSLVWATIQESIRTKSQFELEHRVIQQNGKIGWTFSRAIPMLNEQGEIIEWFGAASNITERKQAEAALRELEIQRVREQAEREKERDRAENLAELDRAKTIFFSNISHEFRTPLTLLLAPLEDALKDLNYPLPEPQRERLQLAHCNSLRLLKLVNTLLDFSRVEAGRLQANYEPTDLATYTAELASTFRSAIEDGGLEFVVDCPPLPKLVYIDRSMWEKIVLNLLSNAFKFTQEGTIVVSLQATPEDRVQLIVRDTGIGIDVEELPHVFDRFYQIQGRQGRSSEGSGIGLSLVRELVKLQGGEIEVSSEVDRGTTFTVTIPLGKEHLSGNPLQQNETKSPTDIPTPTSTARTANSIVAEAQRWLPQEEITLSSELPTTNSKRGRIPIVDDNADLQNYLQKLLSPDYQVATANNGLAALNKIREAVEENDSSNRYDLILADIMMPEMDGFELLRSLRADPNTQEIPIILLSARAGEESRVEGLAAGADDYLIKPFSPRELLARVNSHLNLVQMRREAIHRERAMQEMHEQNKILEYRVRERTARLKAINQELEAFSYSVSHDLQTPLHYISSFAKKLQAKLNSKLDPTNKRYFKIVVQSAEQSQQMVHSLLEFSRLGQAPLRLVRVPMGILVQLVQQQLELEIEERVVHWQIEPLPEVLGDPTLLRLVLQNLMSNAIKYTSDRTEAEITIGSSKSNGEIVFFVKDNGVGFDMEYHDRLFELFQRLHSQEQFAGTGVGLAQVKRIVHRHGGRVWAEGEVGRGATFYFSVGSE; encoded by the coding sequence ATGGTAAAGTCCGCTCGAACAGTTTTGCTCGTCGCTGGTGTGGGAGATGTTAAAGAGTACCAGCACTCGTTACAGCAAGATGATAAATCTGAGTATCGCTTTTTAAGCGCATCATCTGACGAGCAAATTTTAGCTCTGTGCCAGACAGATCGGATCGATATTATTATTTTAGAGTCCGATCGCCCAGAGTCCTCTGGCTTGGAAGTACTAAAATGGCTCAAAACTCAGATGGGGCAAAGTTGTCCGCCAATTATCGCTATCGGTATTGACGATGCAGAAATAGCCGTACTCTTTCTCAAAGCAGGGGCGGCAGACTACTTAATAAAAGAGCGAATTACCCCAGATAAACTCTGCAACTCTTTGCAAGGGGCGATGGAGCAATCCACCAGCGAAGCGATCGCCAACAGTACGAGTCAGACACAGCAGCGTTCGGAAAGGCAAATTGAAAGTGGATTTAATTTTCAGGCGATCGAGAATTTGCCAGTCGGAGCAGTGTTTGTTGTCGATCGCGATCTGCGCTATTTACTTGCCGAAGGCGAAGCTCTTTACACTGCGGGATTTAAACCCGAAGATCTGGTTGGGCGCACAATTTTTGAGGCACTTCCCCCCGAATTAACCAGCAAATATGAGGAATTATATCGTCAGGTTCTAGCAGGGAAGACATTCTCCTGGGAACACAACGCTCATGGCTCTACCTATATCTCTCGTGGAACTCCCCTAAGTGACTCACAGGGTGAGATTTATGCCGTGCTTGCGGTTTCTTACGACATCAGCGAGCGCAAACAAGCTGAAGCAGTCTTGAAGGCAGACCTTGAAGCTACACAATTGCTGCACGATTTAAGCACGCGACTGGTTACTGAAAATAATATTCAGGTGCTTTACGACGAAATTGTGGCAACGGCAATTGCTCTAACGAAAGCCGATGCGGGAACGATACAAATTTTGGATGAAGAAACCGAAGATCTTCTGCTACTAGCAACTCAAGGTTTTGAGCGCACCATGACCGAACATTTCTATCGCGTCAACGCCAATTCCCAGACTCCTTGTGGCATTGCCCTGGCAGAGGGCGATCGCACTTTTATAGATTTCGATGTGCCAGCCAGCGAAGACCCCGATGGCTCGCTGCGAATGCACCTAGAAGCGGGATTTTATTCGTCGCAGTCAACCCCCCTAATCTCCCGTTCGGGTAAACCCATCGGGATGTTTTCAACTCATTGGTGCAAACACCACCGACCGACAGAGCGCGAATTACAGTTTCTCGATTTACTGGCGCGTCAAGCTGCCGATGAGATCGAACGGTGGCAAATTAAAACAGCCCTACACGAGAGCGAAACAAAATTTCGCTTATTAGTCACTGCTGGCTCGGATCTAATCTACAAAATGAGTGCAGATTGGCATGAGATGTATAGCCTCGAAGGCAAAAACTTCCTTGTCAGTACCAAGCACTCAAGCCAAACCTGGATAGAAACCTATATTCCCAAACAAGAGCGATCGCTGGTATGGGCTACCATTCAAGAATCAATCCGAACCAAGAGTCAGTTTGAGTTAGAACATCGAGTTATTCAACAGAATGGCAAGATCGGCTGGACGTTCTCGCGTGCCATCCCCATGCTGAACGAGCAAGGTGAAATTATTGAGTGGTTCGGAGCAGCCAGTAATATCACCGAGCGCAAACAAGCCGAAGCAGCTTTACGGGAATTGGAAATTCAACGAGTTCGAGAACAAGCAGAGCGGGAAAAAGAACGCGATCGTGCCGAAAACCTAGCAGAACTCGATCGCGCCAAAACTATTTTTTTTAGTAATATCAGTCATGAATTCCGTACTCCCCTGACCTTATTACTCGCTCCTTTAGAAGATGCCTTAAAAGATCTCAACTATCCCCTACCCGAACCACAACGAGAACGGCTACAGTTAGCACATTGTAACAGTTTACGCCTACTTAAATTGGTAAATACTCTGCTGGATTTTTCCCGCGTGGAAGCAGGACGACTGCAAGCCAACTACGAACCTACAGATTTAGCTACTTATACGGCAGAACTGGCAAGCACCTTTCGTTCGGCGATCGAGGATGGAGGATTAGAATTTGTGGTCGATTGTCCCCCCTTACCAAAGTTGGTTTATATAGATCGTTCGATGTGGGAAAAAATTGTTTTGAATCTGCTTTCTAATGCCTTTAAATTTACCCAAGAGGGAACTATTGTTGTTTCTTTGCAAGCCACTCCAGAAGATCGAGTACAACTAATCGTTAGGGATACGGGGATCGGAATTGATGTTGAAGAATTACCTCATGTTTTCGATCGCTTTTATCAAATTCAGGGAAGACAGGGACGTAGTTCTGAAGGGTCGGGTATTGGTTTATCTCTGGTACGAGAACTGGTGAAACTTCAAGGGGGTGAAATTGAGGTGAGCAGCGAAGTCGATCGCGGTACGACCTTTACCGTGACAATTCCTCTAGGAAAAGAGCATTTATCTGGCAACCCCTTACAGCAAAACGAAACTAAGTCCCCAACAGATATTCCCACCCCAACTTCTACAGCGAGAACCGCTAATTCCATTGTGGCAGAAGCTCAACGCTGGCTACCACAAGAAGAAATAACCCTGTCTTCCGAGCTTCCCACTACCAACAGTAAGAGAGGGCGCATTCCGATCGTGGATGATAATGCAGATTTGCAAAACTATCTCCAAAAATTATTAAGCCCAGATTACCAGGTGGCAACCGCTAATAATGGATTGGCTGCCCTGAACAAAATTCGCGAAGCGGTTGAAGAAAATGATAGTAGCAATAGGTACGATCTAATACTGGCGGACATCATGATGCCAGAGATGGATGGATTTGAGTTACTGCGATCGCTCAGAGCCGATCCTAATACTCAAGAAATACCAATTATTTTACTTTCCGCTCGTGCAGGGGAAGAATCGCGGGTGGAAGGGTTGGCTGCTGGTGCAGATGACTATTTAATCAAACCTTTTTCGCCACGTGAGCTATTAGCGCGAGTTAATAGCCACTTAAACTTAGTCCAAATGCGTCGGGAAGCAATTCACCGCGAACGAGCGATGCAAGAAATGCACGAACAGAACAAAATTTTAGAATATCGAGTGCGAGAACGTACCGCTCGACTAAAAGCCATCAACCAAGAGTTGGAAGCGTTTTCTTATTCGGTTTCCCACGATTTGCAAACGCCCCTACACTATATCAGTAGCTTTGCCAAAAAGCTGCAAGCAAAACTCAACTCAAAACTCGACCCTACTAATAAAAGGTATTTTAAGATCGTCGTGCAATCTGCCGAACAGTCTCAACAAATGGTGCATAGTCTGCTGGAATTTTCGCGCCTGGGACAGGCACCACTACGCCTTGTCCGAGTGCCGATGGGTATATTGGTGCAGTTGGTACAACAGCAACTAGAATTAGAGATAGAGGAACGAGTCGTGCATTGGCAAATCGAGCCACTACCAGAAGTGCTAGGAGATCCAACTTTGCTGCGGTTGGTGCTGCAAAACTTAATGTCTAATGCGATTAAGTACACTAGCGATCGCACCGAAGCTGAAATTACCATTGGTAGTAGCAAAAGCAATGGCGAAATCGTTTTTTTTGTTAAAGACAATGGAGTAGGGTTTGACATGGAATACCACGATCGGCTTTT